The Raphanus sativus cultivar WK10039 chromosome 2, ASM80110v3, whole genome shotgun sequence genome includes a region encoding these proteins:
- the LOC108843711 gene encoding uncharacterized protein LOC108843711, whose translation MAKATRTRRRIHSRRIKARPYKKTKASNRRVAESNVVDCSKCLEKKDYENVICSVCMECPHNAVLLLCSSHDKGCRPYMCGTSFRYSNCLDQYKKASAKLKATSRQPSNKSELGNNLTCPLCRGQVKGWTIVQPAREFLNLKKRICMQENCVFAGSFRELRRHMKTDHPCAKPREVDPVVEQNWRRLEIEQDRDDVISTIRSMIPGATVLGDYVIERNNNPHGSGLDEGREHHAGFGRYIGSVVIMMQGLGALRSQTRSSDSESNDLTTHRGTSDQMTVSGEEEEDTNSNSLASRMERQGRVLLGRSGRRRRDREANQSNRSS comes from the coding sequence ATGGCCAAAGCTACAAGGACAAGACGTAGGATCCATTCACGACGGATCAAAGCAAGACCGTACAAAAAAACTAAGGCTTCTAATCGACGTGTGGCAGAAAGTAACGTGGTGGACTGTTCAAAGTGTCTAGAGAAGAAGGACTATGAGAATGTTATATGTTCAGTTTGCATGGAGTGTCCACACAACGCTGTTCTTCTCCTCTGCTCCTCTCACGACAAGGGGTGTCGTCCTTACATGTGCGGCACCAGTTTCCGTTACTCCAACTGCTTAGACCAGTACAAGAAAGCGTCAGCTAAACTGAAAGCAACGTCTCGTCAACCGAGCAATAAGTCTGAGCTTGGGAATAATCTCACGTGCCCGCTTTGTAGAGGCCAGGTGAAAGGCTGGACGATAGTGCAGCCTGCGCGTGAGTTTCTGAATCTCAAGAAGAGGATCTGTATGCAGGAGAACTGTGTATTCGCTGGGAGCTTCAGAGAGCTGAGGAGACACATGAAGACGGACCACCCTTGTGCAAAGCCGCGTGAAGTTGATCCCGTCGTGGAGCAGAACTGGAGGAGGCTTGAGATTGAGCAGGACCGGGATGATGTTATCAGCACGATTAGGTCGATGATACCTGGTGCAACGGTGTTGGGGGATTACGTGATAGAAAGAAACAACAACCCCCACGGTTCGGGTTTAGACGAGGGTCGTGAGCATCATGCTGGATTTGGTAGGTATATTGGGAGTGTTGTCATTATGATGCAGGGTCTTGGGGCGTTGAGGAGTCAGACAAGAAGCTCTGATTCAGAGTCTAATGACTTGACAACCCACCGTGGAACAAGTGATCAGATGACTGTCTCTggggaagaagaggaagatacGAATAGTAACTCTTTGGCAAGTCGGATGGAGCGACAAGGACGGGTTCTACTAGGACGCTCAGGCAGGAGACGCAGAGATAGAGAAGCTAACCAGAGCAACAGGTCCTCCTAG